One part of the Mya arenaria isolate MELC-2E11 chromosome 3, ASM2691426v1 genome encodes these proteins:
- the LOC128228419 gene encoding uncharacterized protein LOC128228419 has product MFSVLIMVDTRRIGIFLLCFVALSAVHGQPHHPGDHDWDDHSDDQDHPPGEEANIVLCAHVKEWPSGVQVYPGLVCPVHCCQRNDHVECCEEEEPEPVEHGKGRMLALIIVASLLAVLSIACFAFGCYKHKKAKLRKTRPTGSPNDVPVRLETISGGRYTVPRRAAGWGEDFKLPPSTTSGKYKIPDGPPTYSQATNNYPTQPPPYTSPEPPIDTWNAGSGKETPIPPADVPIATAPSGTVYLSSS; this is encoded by the exons CGCTGTCGGCGGTTCATGGTCAACCACATCATCCTGGCGATCATGACTGGGATGACCATAGCGATGACCAGGACCATCCACCTGGCGAAGAGGCGAACATTGTGTTGTGTGCGCACGTGAAAGAGTGGCCTTCTGGTGTGCAAGTGTACCCCGGGCTCGTGTGCCCCGTGCACTGCTGCCAGCGGAACGACCATGTGGAATGTTGTGAGGAAGAGGAACCGGAACCAGTCGA GCACGGGAAGGGCCGGATGTTGGCGCTGATCATCGTGGCGTCACTGCTGGCCGTCCTCTCGATCGCATGCTTCGCGTTCGGCTGTTACAAGCACAAGAAGGCGAAGCTGAGGAAAACTCGCCCCACTGGCTCACCAAACG ACGTTCCAGTGCGGCTCGAGACCATCTCGGGCGGCCGGTACACCGTTCCCCGGCGGGCGGCGGGATGGGGAGAAGATTTCAAACTTCCTCCGTCCACCACTAGCGGCAAATACAAGATTCCAGACGGCCCGCCGACATATTCACAG GCAACCAACAATTACCCGACACAGCCCCCACCCTACACCAGCCCCGAACCGCCCATTGACACGTGGAATGCCGGAAGCGGCAAGGAGACGCCGATTCCTCCGGCGGATGTGCCCATTGCAACCGCGCCTTCCGGCACAGTATATCTGTCCAGCTCATAG